From a region of the Pan paniscus chromosome 19, NHGRI_mPanPan1-v2.0_pri, whole genome shotgun sequence genome:
- the C1QTNF1 gene encoding complement C1q tumor necrosis factor-related protein 1 isoform X4: protein MYPATAVPQINITILKGEKGDRGDRGLQGKYGKTGSAGARGHTGPKGQKGSMGAPGERCKSHYAAFSVGRKKPMHSNHYYQTVIFDTEFVNLYGHFNMFTGKFYCYVPGIYFFSLNVHTWNQKETYLHIMKNEEEVVILFAQVGDRSIMQSQSLMLELREQDQVWVRLYKGERENAIFSEELDTYITFSGYLVKHATEP from the coding sequence GGGAGAAGGGTGACCGCGGAGATCGAGGCCTCCAAGGGAAATACGGCAAAACAGGCTCAGCAGGGGCCAGGGGCCACACTGGACCCAAAGGGCAGAAGGGCTCCATGGGGGCCCCTGGGGAGCGGTGCAAGAGCCACTACGCCGCCTTCTCGGTGGGCCGGAAGAAGCCCATGCACAGCAACCACTACTACCAGACGGTGATCTTCGACACGGAGTTCGTGAACCTCTACGGCCACTTCAACATGTTCACCGGCAAGTTCTACTGCTACGTGCCCGGCATCTACTTCTTCAGCCTCAACGTGCACACCTGGAACCAGAAGGAGACCTACCTGCACATCATGAAGAACGAGGAGGAGGTGGTGATCTTGTTCGCGCAGGTGGGCGACCGCAGCATCATGCAAAGCCAGAGCCTGATGCTGGAGCTGCGGGAGCAGGACCAGGTGTGGGTGCGCCTCTACAAGGGCGAACGCGAGAACGCCATCTTCAGCGAGGAGCTGGACACCTACATCACCTTCAGCGGCTACCTGGTCAAGCACGCCACCGAGCCCTAG